From the Salipiger sp. CCB-MM3 genome, the window ACGCTGATAGGCCTGCTTGTAGGGGTTGGCGCCCTTGAAGCTGGGCAGGAAGCTGTGGTGGATGTTGATGATCCGCCCCGACATCTTGCGGCACATCTCGTCACTGAGGATCTGCATGTAGCGCGCCAGCACAATGAGCTCGGCACCCGAGTCTTCGACGACCTGCATGATCGCCGCCTCGGCCTGCGGCTTGTTCTCCTTGGTGACCTTGATGCAGTGGAAGGGGATATCGGCGTTCACCACCACCTTTTGGTAATCCATGTGATTGGAGATCACCGCGACGATCTCCACCGGCAGCGCGCCGATGCGGCAGCGGTAGAGCAGGTCGTTGAGGCAATGGCCGAAGCGGCTGACCATCACCACCACTTTCATCTTCGCCGCCTCGTCGTGGAAGGCGAAATTCATGCCGAAGCTCTCGGCCACGGCGGCGAACGCCTCTTCCAGCGCGGCGATCTCGGCGCCGGTCTCGCTGCGGAAGCTGACCCGCATGAAGAAATTGCCGGTGGCCAGATCGTCGAACTGGGCGCTGTCGGTAATGTTGCAGCCCTGCTCGGC encodes:
- the purU gene encoding formyltetrahydrofolate deformylase, whose translation is MSSSYALTVQCPSTRGIVAAISGFLAEQGCNITDSAQFDDLATGNFFMRVSFRSETGAEIAALEEAFAAVAESFGMNFAFHDEAAKMKVVVMVSRFGHCLNDLLYRCRIGALPVEIVAVISNHMDYQKVVVNADIPFHCIKVTKENKPQAEAAIMQVVEDSGAELIVLARYMQILSDEMCRKMSGRIINIHHSFLPSFKGANPYKQAYQRGVKLIGATSHYVTADLDEGPIIEQDIVRVTHAQSPEDYVSLGRDVEAQVLARAIHAHAHRRVFINGDKTVVFPASPGSYSSERMG